The DNA window CCACTCGCTTTGATTGGACAGCCTCGAGGGTGTCTGTGCACAGCGGTAATCAGCATTAAAGAGTGTTCATAACATTTGGTTAGAAACAAGGGCCCTTGGTTGCAGTGGCACAACAGCAGCATTAAACAGTGGATAACCATGAAAGTCTATCATGTATTTATCTAATCCACACTGACTGGATAGACCTGCTGTTAGAGCAGTGCTTCTTATTAGTGGAAAGTGTAAGTGGTGAAAGGCAGAAAAATAAGTTGCTCTTTTACAGTGttgaagtacattttctttgtctGCTTTCCCTCTTATGACATGAGAAAGGTTATGTGAAGAGCAACTTATTGCAATTCTAGTGTGTGAGTGTTGAGCTCTCACTCTGTTCAAACCAAATTCAAAACATGGGGGTGTAACAGCACAGCCTTTCTGTTCTTTTGGCAGGATTTTCTGTCTTGTTCtaatttgtattttacattGCAGTATGTTAAAATAAGACTGCCCTAACTTTTGCTCTCCTAGACTCAAGTGGGAGAATTCCTCGGGGATAATGACCGTTTCAATAAAGAGGTGATGTATGCCTACGTGGATCAAATGGACTTCCAGGGCAAAGACTTTGTTTCTGCACTAAGGATGTTCCTGGAGGGCTTTCGGCTCCCCGGAGAGGCCCAGAAGATTGACCGGCTCATGGAGAAATTTGCAGCGAGATATCTTGAATGCAATCAGGGGTGAGTTTACATCTCTGGCTGGAAAATCCTCAATATGGAAGTAGCTAAATTTGATTTAACATAAGAGATATGCTATTGAAATGCATTGTgtctttccttcccttcctctgtCCTTCAATTTTCCAGGCAAACCCTCTTTGCCAGTGCTGACACAGCATACGTCCTTGCCTACTCGATCATTATGTTGACAACAGACCTTCACAGTCCACAGGTAAGCACTCCACCTCAGGGAGGCGGCAGCCTTTGGGAATGTCTTTTGACAGCAGTCATTCCCTCAGATATCATTGCAACCTAAATCACTGGGACTGCATGTGCAGATTTTGACCCGTATCCTTGTTGTCGCCCCCCAAAGGTGaagaataaaatgacaaaagagCAATACATTAAGATGAACCGTGGCATCAACGACAGCAAAGACCTACCTGAGGAATATCTCTCAGCCATCTACGACGAGATTGCGGGAAAAAAGATTGCCATGAAGGAGACGAAAGAGATCACCATAAAATCCAACAAGCACAGTGAGTCTCGCTGCTATGGGATGTCTCAAAGGGATAATAAATACTAAGACTAAGATTCCAGTTATTATCAAGAGCCGATTACCTTATGTCTTTGTTGCTGTAATGGTTTTGAGATGAGACCCACAGAGCAAAGAAATCACAAAAACTCATTCAGTGGAAGAGTTATATGCAATGCTGGAACTCTTTTTGaaacaatacaaatattaataataatattaacccTAACAGACAGTACGTTGACTTGTTCATATTTACCATCAATTGTTCTGTGAAAAACACTTAAATCAGCCGCTTAAAATATCAATAAGCTAAAGAGACCTATTTGAACTTTTTGTCTCGCGATAGTTCAGCCTCCTTTTAGACACTTTGCAGAGCTTGTTAGATAAAAGCTGCAGTGTTGTCCTTGCGGAGTTTGTTGGGTGTGTATGAGACTGTGAGTATTCTGTGTGTTCATGTCGCTGTTGTTTATTCCCGCTTAGGTGTGGCTAGCGAGAAGCAGAGGCGTCTGCTGTACAATGTGGAGATGGAGCAGATGGCCAAGACGGCCAAAGCTCTGATGGAGGCCGTCAGCCACGTGCAGGCTCCCTTCACCAGTGCCACACATCTGGAGCACGTCAGGCCCATGTTCAAGGtagcagacagagacacacgcacacatatgtGGGACATACGCAGTTTAACACAAAAATGATACACGTCGTCCCTCTGTTGTTCCGCAGCTGGCATGGACACCGTTCCTGGCAGCTTTCAGCGTGGGTCTACAGGACTGCGATGACACAGAGGTGGCTTCACTGTGTCTGGAAGGCATCCGTTTTGCCATCAGGATAGCATGCATCTTCTGCATACAGGTACTGTAGTCTTAACTGGAGGATTAGTGTCTGACTGTTTCTTATACTGTACATTGCAGTATTTTGACACACtaccttttaatttttttgtctcAGTTGGAGAGGGATGCGTATGTGCAGGCCCTGGCGAGGTTCACCCTGCTGACAGCCAGCTCTGGCATCTCAGAAATGAAGCAGAAGAACATTGACACCATCAAGACCCTCATCACTGTGGCCCACACCGATGGCAACTACCTGGGCAACTCCTGGCACGAGGTATGCTGTTCTACATAATCTCTAGTATCTCACCTCACCgttcctttctttctcctttcctGATTCAAGCAATGAGTCACAATAGGCCTCAATTCCAAATGGGAAACAACATGAAACAAGGTTATTACATTAAAAAGATGTCTAAATTGtattaaaaactaaatacagtaacattttagtaaatacagtttattcTGTTTAACCTTGTTGCTCAAGCAGTACAGGTTTTAAACAACATATGAAATAGAAGCTGACTCAATGAAAATGATTGGTTTGACTTCAAATCATAATGTTAGGGCATTTATTTAACCATTATGCAGTAATAGCTGTTTGTTGGGCAGCCAGTTGGACTTTGTTATTGGATCTTTCTGACATCTCCCTCTTTCCTCCCAATACACATATCTCCTGGTCCCCCCTTCTTCCATTCTGTCCCGGGCCTCCCAGTGTCAATTTTTGTTACTTTCTCTATGCATTTGTTTCTCTAAATATGTCCTGTCTTGTCTCTTTCAGATCATGAAGTGCATCAGTCAGCTGGAGCTGGCTCAGCTGATCGGTACAGGGGTGAAGGCACGCTACATCTCAGGGACGGTGCGCAGCAAAGATGGCTTCATTACAACTACGAAGGAGCAGAGCAACGACGAGTACCTGGGTCTAGGTCAGCACCAACTGATAAATACATATTGCAAAGCAAGTCCAATGTCCCAGATTATTCCTGTGTTTTTCAGTGGAGCTATACTTTTAATAAAACGTCAAAACGACAAGCTAAAACAAGCTCATTAATAGTATTTGTTTTTAGATGTAATCATCTGTGCTTTGCTCTGTAGTTGGAGGGACAGTGGACCGTAAGCAGATCGCCAGCATTCAGGAGTCCATCGGAGAGACCAGCTCTCAGAGTGTGGTGGTGGCTGTGGACAGGTACTGTAGTCACTCTgaactgaaaagaaaaactggaAAACTCTATTTTTCATATAATTCTATGTTTTGAGCAAACATCTTTTTTGCGTCAGACATCATCCTCTTATGGTTTTGGCAGAAATGCAAATTTGTCCATGCATTGTggcttttaaataataattgtcaCGTATTTTTCTACTTTAGGATATTCACCGGTTCTACCAGACTGGATGGTAACGCAATAGGTGAGTCTAGCTGAACTagctactttatatactgtatatactattcCTATTGCTCCAAAGACAGGTACATTCAAACTATTTTTGATCGCCATGAGTCACTTTGCCCGTACAAAGCACTCTTGCTTTGCTCATTGCCAACATCTTCTATCTATTCCTCAGTTGATTTTGTGCGCTGGCTGTGTGCTGTGTCCATGGATGAGCTGGCCTCGCCCACACACCCACGCATGTTCAGCTTGCAAAAAATAGTCGAGATCTCCTACTACAACATGGGTCGCATCAGGCTGCAGTGGTCCCGGATCTGGGAGGTTATCGGAGACCACTTCAACAAGGTGGGTGAGGATTGGTTACGCCAGGGATGGAAATCGTGAAACAGAAGCACATTTTTTAGACATGGATAGATAAAGTATAGTTCTGTTGTATAGGAAGAAACTCAAAATGGTGTCACTGATAATCTACATGGCCCAAAATAATGAGGTTAAACTATAGATAGAGGACTATTTACTTTCTCTCCCACCTACTGCCTTGCACAAGGCTGATTTCAGTCACTGATAAACACAAAGTGTTGCCAGAAAAGCTTTCTGCTAGTTTGTTGTTCAAGGACACATCTCTCAATGAGTAGCTGCAAACTGGgtttagcattttttttcaaatcaaatcCTCAAAATAGTCATTTATCATGTTGGAAAGTAGATTTTAAGATTATTGTTTTCCTGCTGGAGGGTGAACGGTTTCTTTTGTGCATCAACAGTAAATGCTTGTTGATCATTTGCAAGTCTTACTGAAGGAACTGTTGGAAAGCTGCACTTGACTTACATTCAAGAAAATggtttaaaatatgaaatgtaaaaaacaaaacaacgtgATGTtactgaattatgtttttatctcTGTGCAGGTTGGCTGTAATACCAATGAAGATGTGGCAATTTTCGCAGTGGACTCTCTCAGGCAACTGTCCATGAAATTTTTGGAGAAGGGGGAGCTGGCGAACTTCAGATTCCAGAAAGACTTTCTGAGGCCCTTTGAGCACATCATGAAGAAGAACAGGTAAAGTAGtacatgcatatactgtataagagatagatagatagatagatcttttattgtcattgtgctcaGAGTACAATGAATATCTGTACAGCAGCTCTTTCAGTAGTGTGcataaaaacaatttaataaaTAGAACAAAGTTAAGTAAACAGTGGCTACAGCTCTTGGAAGGAAGCTGTTTTTCAGCggatttgttttgcattttattgctctGTACCTTCTcccggagggaggggagagaacaGGCAGTGTCCAGAGTGGGATGGGTCCTTTATTATACTGCTGGGTTTCTTTTTCAGTCGGCCAGTGTAGATGTGGAGTGAGTGCTTATGTTGCTCCTCCCGTGTAAATCTGTAGTGCCGGGAGGTGCAAGCACAAGGCCTGTGCTGTGGCTTTGAGTATTTCCTATTTCTGGGTTTCTCACATGGCTGCAGACTcacactctcctcctcccctcaaCCTCAACCTGTAGCAGCTCTCTGTGTCGTCTGATAttcattctctttttttctgtctctttcttcctccgtctctactctctctctgtctttcttgtAGCAGTGAGTAAGCATACTGTTTACTCAGAGAAAAAGCAGCAAGCAAACATTTCGCTTGACCCATTTCAATCCGTTTTCATTACCCTTTCAGTGAATTCATGTGAAAAGCCTTTTTATTCCCTGCTTGGTCCGAATCAGTCTTGAATAGATTTTGAACAGCTATCAGTTATAAGTGAGTTTGATTTTGCTGTTGTAATTGCATGTGTGCAAAAGGCAAGCTGTTGCACTACAGCACACTTTTCATTCATGTGAAAGAGTAGCAGTGTAAGTATAAATCCACCCACAGATTGAACAGGCTGAGAGCTTCAACAGAGAGGAGATGGCAGGCAGCCATGTAAACCCTGCAGCGCAGTGTCCATTAGACTCACTTACACTGCCCTTCTCTGTGTTGGTGTGCGTGTGCATTGTAAGCAACGGCAGAGCTCTTCTCTCATTCATAACTACTGAGCAATTGGGAAAGCTCTTCACTATGGCAACAGTTGATGTAAAAACCTGTCGTGCTAAGACTAGCCAGTGCTGGATTAGTGATGCTGCCTGAAAATGGGATATCAAGAGCTTTTAAAGATAATTGACATTAATGAAGAGATGaatttccttctttttaattgattgactcttatgccccccccccccgactcttTCTTGGCCTCTTTCTTATGCTTCTTCATCTGCTGCTCCCCTTCTATCTACTCCTCTTCCTCAACTCTTTTCCTCACTGTCCTTCTTCCAATCCCTTCTTCCTCTACTCTTCTTACCTGCTATTTCCTGTCCAGGTCTCCCACCATCAGAGACATGGTGGTGCGCTGTATAGCCCAGATGGTTAACTCCCAGGCGGCGAACATCCGCTCTGGCTGGAAGAACATCTTCTCTGTCTTCCACCTGGCTGCTTCTGACCAGGACGAGAGCATTGTAGAGCTGGCCTTCCAGACCACCGGCCATATCGTCAGTGagtccagcacacacacacagacacctgagAAAGATTTCATACCTACAATGACAACCTTCCTACTTTGTTGTCAGATTGGATTtgatcttttttctctctctctctctctctctctctctctctctctctctcccctatcTATCTTTATCTATCTCTATTATTCTGCCTTATTCTCCCTCTATCCTTCTCTCAGCGAATGTATTTGAAAAGCACTTTGCGGCCACCATCGACTCCTTCCAGGACGCCGTCAAGTGTCTGTCAGAATTTGCCTGTAATGCCTCCTTCCCGGACACCAGCATGGAAGCCATCCGCCTCATCCGACACTGCGCCAAATACGTCTCAGAGAGGCCACAGGTCAATGTCAGGCCCTGCTTTATACTGAACAGTTTATTCCTTACTGTGAAGGTGCCATGTGCAGATCATTTTGCAGACACTGTAGCTTTTAATAAACATAATGTATCTGAGCAACACATATAAATGTACCTCTTAACTAACATCTAAAGATGGGCAGAATATAAGCACGCTGTGATCATAAGCTGTTCAGTACAggatgaatttatttgcaagtGTGCAGTAGTATTTGTACCCCACATCTAATGACATCATCCAGTGTGCATTAAAATGTGCCGTGTGCAAATGTTGATACAGCTTTTGCATAGTgctataatatttttttcataaagagagagagagagtaatagTGCAGATCATGGCCCCGTACAGTATGCACACAAATGTGTTTAAGAGGGAGAAATGGTAAACACGGCTCGTATTTCCCTGACAGGCCTTCAAAGACTACACCAGTGATGACATGAATGTAGCGCCTGAGGACCGCGTGTGGGTGCGGGGGTGGTTCCCCATTCTCTTTGAGCTCTCCTGCATCATTAACAGGTGTAAGCTGGATGTCAGGACCAGGTAGGCGGGATTCATCTTTAGCTTGCTATTTCAGATGGTGGGTGGTCATTAAAGGCATAAAACTGTACATTTTAACACATATTGTTTTAGATTGCAAGTGAGTGTAAAGACAGCGACAAATACATGCTGTTGCACATCCAATGGTTGCAAGTCAAAGCtatctagatttttttttttttttaaagactgtaATGCATAAAATGTCAGCTATAGCATCAAGAAAATGACAAATCGGTGTGTGTTCCTTTCCCAGAGGGCTGACAGTGATGTTTGAAGTGATGAAGACCTACGGGCACacctttgagaaacactggtggCAAGATCTGTTCAGAATTGTCTTCAGGATCTTTGACAACATGAAGCTGCCTGAGCAACAGACTGAGGTACACGACAAGTCTTTCATCCTCCACAGCTGTTTCAAAGCCTGTGTTTTACAGCTGAATGCTCCAAATATGAAAATCTCTGATCTCTAAGCTGTGGTGTTGTGTTGTAGTTTGCGTTCTCATGGTAATGGAGGAAATTCTCACTGAGGTTGTGTTGCCCCCTCAGAAAGCAGAGTGGATGACCACCACCTGCAACCACGCACTTTATGCCATCTGTGATGTCTTCACTCAATACTTTGAGTCTCTCAATGATGTCCTGTTTGATGACATTCTGGCTCAGCTCTACTGGTGTGTGCAGCAAGGTGAGCACACAGCAACCCTTGCTGTTTCCTGCCATATTTATCTTTACACAAGTATCTGTGATTGGAGTTTGTGTGCAGTGTTAGGGTCCAGATTGTCCTCTTGTCTTTAGGCAGCAACACAAAAAAGGGGGAAGTAATGTTGCTTTTGATGCAGGTTATGGAGGTCAAAATAATAAGAGGCATTAGGACAGTTACCGGCCTTGGCTGCAGTGACAGAACTTAGAGATTGCCTCAGAGCTTTTACGTGCTGCATCAATACGTCACCACTTTGTAAAAAGATGAAGGTGAAGTCAATAAATGACAAATAGTCAATACATGTTTTTAAGTCTTTTGGGGTTGTTAGAGCATCACTGTAGACCGTATACATCAATACATCttacctttattttatttatttattttttttactcttatgtGTTATTTAATTTATCCTTCCcttgtctctccctcctctcggCCCaacccttcctcctcctcctctttttcatCCTCTTCTTCTGTGCTTCTGTAGATAATGAGCAGCTCGCCCGTTCAGGCACCAACTGTCTAGAGAATGTGGTCATACTGAATGGAGAGAAATTCTCCCTTGAAACCTGGGACAAGACCTGTAACTGCATGCTGGACATCTTCAAGACCACCATCCCACATGCGTAAGCTGCCGCACTGAATATAAAACCAGCTTCTCTTCAAAATTCAAAAACATGCTTTGACATTTAGATGTAAATAAATCCGCTGCCTTAGATTTAGCTGTGATTCTGATAAACAAGGACATTAGTTGCTTAATGAAAGTGGTAAATGGAAATACAATAAAGAATGGACATATCATTCAACAAAGACTTTAGCCGAATTTAAACTAGCTTTAGCTTGATGGATTTTCTAGCTCAGGTAGTTTTCTTGTCTGGAAGTTGTTAGCTGTTTGTCATTCTGTCCAAGAATGAATGGGATTTACTAAGTAAACTGTTTTTCAGGCTGTTAACATGGAGACCAGCAGTAGCAGAGGgagaaaacatgacaacacCGAGCCTGTCAGACAAACAGCTGGTGAGGGAATACACCCTATACACTATTTGTTCATAGTTTATTTCAGTATCTTTTGCAGAATTGTACTGCTAGGAAACACTTCTTTTCATTTCTTGTACGTCATTTATATACCTGTATTGTGTATATACACGCAGTAACTCTGCCCACTTTGCTCTCAGGACTGCATTTCCCAAAAGTCAGTGGATATTCAGTGCCGCTCTGACGACCAGCATTCCATCAGCAGTGCTGATAGGGTTGCCTTGGAGAGCCGTCGGCAGAGTCAGTACAGCTCAGCCTCAGGCATGTGTGAGGACGGCTCCAGGAGCAGGACCCCAATAAGTAAGCCTGTCGCTTTTCTTAAAGAGCGACTGCTGGTGTTTGCTAGTGTGTGTTCTGATGGAAGTTTCCCCTCTATGTTCCACAGAGGTCCAGGAGCAGCGCTTATTCACAGCTTTACTGATAAAGTGTGTCGTGCAGCTGGAGCTGATCCAGACGATTGATAACATCGTGTTTTTTCCTGCCACCAGTAGGAAGGAAGATGCTGAGAACTTTGCCGCTGCTCAGGTACAAACACGCGTCTTTTCTCTGAGAGCGTAATAATCACTTGCCATTGGTTTTGTTTAGAAGTTTCAGACGCTACCCCTTTTTCTATGTTTCTGTGCTATGTGATTAAAGCCAGTAGTAATCTGTCATGTGTAATGTTTTTGAAGCGGGATGCCTCATATGCAGCTGACGTCCCAGTGGAGGCCCAGGACCAGGGCATGTATCGCTACCTGACCTCAGAACAGCTCTTCAAGCTGCTGGACTGCCTGCTGGAGTCGCACGGCTTCGCCAAGGCTTTCAACTCCAACAACGAGCAGAGGACCTTACTGTGGAAAGCAGGTAGAGCAAAAAAGACTGTGGTTAACAGTGGGCTGTTtggagatgatgatgataataataataataataataattagggctatcagcattaacgcgttaatcgcgatgcgattaagggctgagcataatgcgctaatttttttttatcgtattaatcgcatgccgccatttattaatttattttcacttcactcggctttgcgtcgtgcctagcaggctactattttgccgtacttcctcgtaacacatcctgctgctgcaggaatagcaacgcggatttcggtgcctcattctggtgccactgatatgtctgcacttctctctgatgctctgaaacagacgttacaggcaacgcAAACATTGCTGCAAGTGACGCTAGTCAACACTGTACTCAAcagttagcctaccgctagctagtagctggattaaacacggttaaaatgctgacagctaacgctaaacagtgtaaagtgtgtctgtatttcactgtagaggattcaacaccgggatgtaacaatctgcagctgccgcagtcggaaaaacacagatggtgcgttcaatgaaactggtaatttacagcctcgtggtgcattcaaagttgttgttaaatgctcttttcccatctggtggttgtttttgtcattcaacagctatttactagtgaaataactTATAACTaagttatagtgattacattattattaaacatttaattttgatgatatggccttagcagcaaacaagccattctttaatgtcggcAACTGTTTagtacacttctttttttttctttttttttcttaaaaagtattggttcaggcaccattaaggcaccggtaccgttttaaaagtaccgctttagcaccggtatccaaaccaaacaatacccaaacctaatattgactctagattcaaatgtgtgactagattaaatatataataaacaaatacaaatattaaaatcaagttcataaagtcattttctttgcattcatttcattcccaatcacgatacactggtaagaattgctttccattgttaatatgtacttaaaaacagttctgaaatgcaaaataatagaattttaatcatgtgataaaacatgcgattaactacagaaattcaacgattaatcacgattaagaaaatttaatcgtttgacagccctagtaataataatatgcatcatcattattaaaacattttaaaatggctgTGATTGTAACTGTATgcatctttgtgtttgtgttccagGTTTCAAAGGGAAGTCAAAGCCCAACCTGTTGAAGCAGGAGACCAGCAGCCTGGCATGTGGCCTGCGCATCCTGTTTCGTATGTACACAGACGAGAGTCGGCAGGACGCCTGGGAGGAGGTCCAGAGACGACTACTCGAGTAAGGATGGCGATGCCCACTGCATCACCCCCGCAACTGCTGATCCTGCAGTGGTAGTGGACGGTAGTCAGTGGATCTGAGAACCCTTACTCAGCTACCTCCATTGATATTTAACATGATTTCTAAGTAGTACAACATATTTCTTATATTGACAGTCATCATTGACCACATTAGCAAACGTAGCAGTGTAGACTCCCATAACTGGTAAAACATCTGATCTTTGTAATTCCCGCTAATGATGCTGTCTGCACAGAGTACACTACTCCTGCCAAACGTGTCAAGAGACAGTTGGAACAATACatatgtgtgcacatgcatgagACTTTGCTCTCAATTTGACAGCATTCAGAAAATAATTGGTTTTGTTGTTGGTAGTTTGTAATGGAAAGATGATGAATGGTTTCGGAACAGGACGTCTTTCTGCAAATACTCTGCTAGAATAAACTGGTTTAGTTATTGAATAAGGTGTGCGTATTAGATCGATATGGCCATTTTTGGTCTGGTTATGTTTATGATTTCAGTAAAATCTGAGAATGAGTGAATGATTTTAATACTGAAAGTCTTGAGGGCAGG is part of the Sander vitreus isolate 19-12246 chromosome 22, sanVit1, whole genome shotgun sequence genome and encodes:
- the arfgef1 gene encoding brefeldin A-inhibited guanine nucleotide-exchange protein 1 isoform X1; this translates as MFEGKKTKNMFLTRALEKILADKEVKKAHHSQLRKACEVALEEIKEESEKLSPPSGDGKSGSSTLPPIKSKTNFIEADKYFLPFELACQSKCPRIVITSLDCLQKLIAYGHLTGSAPDSTAPGKKLIDRIIETICACFQGPQTDEGVQLQIIKALLTAVTSQHIEIHEGTVLQAVRTCYNIYLASKNLINQTTAKATLTQMLNVIFARMENQALTNHKLSWSLASRKRDRQLQEAKQLERERHRQHSPVTQQSEPDSPQLQAHIHPPAKSLSQEANGPVTPPTPSITIPSTPSTPSTPAPEGSSRSGEQEEQREQEEQGEQGPVYESPDPENGSDFCENEQTEADQATAAAQTAQQHPQAGEEEDEGTPNYEEKAQEIVQSILQEVVNTVAGGHCLDPTNLCSDTKESGGDGEPAESEPTEAPTEGTQSSLEDEGTLGSDSEHVHANGIPGTPISASFTPSLPDDRLSLSSNDTQESGAAPGQPPGAKFSHILQKDAFLVFRSLCKLSMKPLSDGPPDPKVLNRWLEKRYRQGPALYAQKYTQSHELRSKVLSLQLLLSILQNAGPIFKTNEMFINAIKQYLCVALSKNGVSSVPEVFELSLSIFLTLLSHFKTHLKMQIEVFFKEIFLYILETSTSSYDHKWMVIQTLTRICADAQSVVDIYVNYDCDLNAANIFERLVNDLSKIAQGRGGHELGTTTLQELTLRKKGLECLVSILKCMVEWSKDQYVNPNSQTSLGQEKPSEQESTETKAPETINRYGSINSLDSTASSGIGSYSTQMSGTDNPEQFEVLKQQKEIIEQGIDLFNKKPKRGIQYLQEQGMLGTTPEDLAQFLHQEERLDSTQVGEFLGDNDRFNKEVMYAYVDQMDFQGKDFVSALRMFLEGFRLPGEAQKIDRLMEKFAARYLECNQGQTLFASADTAYVLAYSIIMLTTDLHSPQVKNKMTKEQYIKMNRGINDSKDLPEEYLSAIYDEIAGKKIAMKETKEITIKSNKHSVASEKQRRLLYNVEMEQMAKTAKALMEAVSHVQAPFTSATHLEHVRPMFKLAWTPFLAAFSVGLQDCDDTEVASLCLEGIRFAIRIACIFCIQLERDAYVQALARFTLLTASSGISEMKQKNIDTIKTLITVAHTDGNYLGNSWHEIMKCISQLELAQLIGTGVKARYISGTVRSKDGFITTTKEQSNDEYLGLVGGTVDRKQIASIQESIGETSSQSVVVAVDRIFTGSTRLDGNAIVDFVRWLCAVSMDELASPTHPRMFSLQKIVEISYYNMGRIRLQWSRIWEVIGDHFNKVGCNTNEDVAIFAVDSLRQLSMKFLEKGELANFRFQKDFLRPFEHIMKKNRSPTIRDMVVRCIAQMVNSQAANIRSGWKNIFSVFHLAASDQDESIVELAFQTTGHIVTNVFEKHFAATIDSFQDAVKCLSEFACNASFPDTSMEAIRLIRHCAKYVSERPQVNAFKDYTSDDMNVAPEDRVWVRGWFPILFELSCIINRCKLDVRTRGLTVMFEVMKTYGHTFEKHWWQDLFRIVFRIFDNMKLPEQQTEKAEWMTTTCNHALYAICDVFTQYFESLNDVLFDDILAQLYWCVQQDNEQLARSGTNCLENVVILNGEKFSLETWDKTCNCMLDIFKTTIPHALLTWRPAVAEGENMTTPSLSDKQLDCISQKSVDIQCRSDDQHSISSADRVALESRRQSQYSSASGMCEDGSRSRTPIKVQEQRLFTALLIKCVVQLELIQTIDNIVFFPATSRKEDAENFAAAQRDASYAADVPVEAQDQGMYRYLTSEQLFKLLDCLLESHGFAKAFNSNNEQRTLLWKAGFKGKSKPNLLKQETSSLACGLRILFRMYTDESRQDAWEEVQRRLLDVCSEAVAYFLALTSESHREAWTNLLLLFLTKVLKISDERFKAHASRYYPLLCEIMQFDLIPELRAVLRKFYLRIGLVFNISQLPEPAPEPRPAHVGREADTEVGEEAGEEAQ
- the arfgef1 gene encoding brefeldin A-inhibited guanine nucleotide-exchange protein 1 isoform X3, which codes for MFEGKKTKNMFLTRALEKILADKEVKKAHHSQLRKACEVALEEIKEESEKLSPPSGDGKSGSSTLPPIKSKTNFIEADKYFLPFELACQSKCPRIVITSLDCLQKLIAYGHLTGSAPDSTAPGKKLIDRIIETICACFQGPQTDEGVQLQIIKALLTAVTSQHIEIHEGTVLQAVRTCYNIYLASKNLINQTTAKATLTQMLNVIFARMENQALTNHKLSWSLASRKRDRQLQEAKQLERERHRQHSPVTQQSEPDSPQLQAHIHPPAKSLSQEANGPVTPPTPSITIPSTPSTPSTPAPEGSSRSGEQEEQREQEEQGEQGPVYESPDPENGSDFCENEQTEADQATAAAQTAQQHPQAGEEEDEGTPNYEEKAQEIVQSILQEVVNTVAGGHCLDPTNLCSDTKESGGDGEPAESEPTEAPTEGTQSSLEDEGTLGSDSEHVHANGIPGTPISASFTPSLPDDRLSLSSNDTQESGAAPGQPPGAKFSHILQKDAFLVFRSLCKLSMKPLSDGPPDPKVLNRWLEKRYRQGPALYAQKYTQSHELRSKVLSLQLLLSILQNAGPIFKTNEMFINAIKQYLCVALSKNGVSSVPEVFELSLSIFLTLLSHFKTHLKMQIEVFFKEIFLYILETSTSSYDHKWMVIQTLTRICADAQSVVDIYVNYDCDLNAANIFERLVNDLSKIAQGRGGHELGTTTLQELTLRKKGLECLVSILKCMVEWSKDQYVNPNSQTSLGQEKPSEQESTETKAPETINRYGSINSLDSTASSGIGSYSTQMSGTDNPEQFEVLKQQKEIIEQGIDLFNKKPKRGIQYLQEQGMLGTTPEDLAQFLHQEERLDSTQVGEFLGDNDRFNKEVMYAYVDQMDFQGKDFVSALRMFLEGFRLPGEAQKIDRLMEKFAARYLECNQGQTLFASADTAYVLAYSIIMLTTDLHSPQVKNKMTKEQYIKMNRGINDSKDLPEEYLSAIYDEIAGKKIAMKETKEITIKSNKHSVASEKQRRLLYNVEMEQMAKTAKALMEAVSHVQAPFTSATHLEHVRPMFKLAWTPFLAAFSVGLQDCDDTEVASLCLEGIRFAIRIACIFCIQLERDAYVQALARFTLLTASSGISEMKQKNIDTIKTLITVAHTDGNYLGNSWHEIMKCISQLELAQLIGTGVKARYISGTVRSKDGFITTTKEQSNDEYLGLVGGTVDRKQIASIQESIGETSSQSVVVAVDRIFTGSTRLDGNAIVDFVRWLCAVSMDELASPTHPRMFSLQKIVEISYYNMGRIRLQWSRIWEVIGDHFNKVGCNTNEDVAIFAVDSLRQLSMKFLEKGELANFRFQKDFLRPFEHIMKKNRSPTIRDMVVRCIAQMVNSQAANIRSGWKNIFSVFHLAASDQDESIVELAFQTTGHIVTNVFEKHFAATIDSFQDAVKCLSEFACNASFPDTSMEAIRLIRHCAKYVSERPQAFKDYTSDDMNVAPEDRVWVRGWFPILFELSCIINRCKLDVRTRGLTVMFEVMKTYGHTFEKHWWQDLFRIVFRIFDNMKLPEQQTEKAEWMTTTCNHALYAICDVFTQYFESLNDVLFDDILAQLYWCVQQDNEQLARSGTNCLENVVILNGEKFSLETWDKTCNCMLDIFKTTIPHALLTWRPAVAEGENMTTPSLSDKQLDCISQKSVDIQCRSDDQHSISSADRVALESRRQSQYSSASGMCEDGSRSRTPIKVQEQRLFTALLIKCVVQLELIQTIDNIVFFPATSRKEDAENFAAAQRDASYAADVPVEAQDQGMYRYLTSEQLFKLLDCLLESHGFAKAFNSNNEQRTLLWKAGFKGKSKPNLLKQETSSLACGLRILFRMYTDESRQDAWEEVQRRLLDVCSEAVAYFLALTSESHREAWTNLLLLFLTKVLKISDERFKAHASRYYPLLCEIMQFDLIPELRAVLRKFYLRIGLVFNISQLPEPAPEPRPAHVGREADTEVGEEAGEEAQ